From Oncorhynchus mykiss isolate Arlee chromosome 6, USDA_OmykA_1.1, whole genome shotgun sequence, the proteins below share one genomic window:
- the wsb2 gene encoding WD repeat and SOCS box-containing protein 2 translates to MCSLKDNIRRIRPASDGLILELKSAHPPSLEGRAGCETWSVDFSPDGSWFAWSMGHGIVWVIAWPLRHDKVNRVEIALESNRQDKTLNCGQTVWGLAFGPRPSKTPAPGEKAASRERESSRLLLATGLENGVIKIWDVETGQPRFDLKGHEGIARDLVFTPNEKLTLVSSSRDKTLRIWDLTQKGEKEPHVFSGHKDWVSCCSVSPDCSMIASVGRFDRMVCLWSLRSYTFIRNLTGINHKTFYLLASCDFSPDGALLATAAFSGSRWWIDLWDPYTAQKLSSLMDCSEMYGQNQISSLRFSPEGLQLAIVTEDRALQMWEPGQRGMVMQTKEDRTSNGLCCNFHPQGGVVATGTRDGHVRFWMVPRSVPSLCHLCRSVLRHSVSTHQVEALPIPRRILEFLTYRDIPDHSEARSDRSSDEEE, encoded by the exons atgtgttCATTGAAAGACAACATTCGGCGCATACGGCCAG CTTCCGATGGGCTGATATTGGAATTGAAATCCGCCCACCCTCCATCGCTGGAGGGGCGCGCTGGCTGCGAGACGTGGAGCGTTGATTTCTCTCCAGATGGATCCTGGTTTGCATGGTCCATGGGACACGGGATTGTGTGGGTGATTGCCTGGCCGCTTCGGCATGATAA GGTCAATAGGGTTGAGATTGCCCTAGAGAGCAACAGACAGGACAAGACCCTGAACTGTGGTCAGACAGTGTGGGGGCTGGCGTTTGGACCACGTCCATCAAAGACACCAGCACCTGGAGAAAAAGCAGCATCCCGTGAGAGAGAATCATCCAGACTGCTTCTGGCAACTGGCTTAGAGAATGGAGTGATCAAGATATGGGATGTTGAAACTG GTCAGCCTCGGTTTGACCTCAAAGGACATGAGGGTATTGCAAGGGACCTGGTCTTCACTCCCAATGAAAAGCTCACCCTTGTATCATCCTCTCGAGACAAAACCTTAAGGATATGGGATCTAACCCAGAAAG GTGAAAAGGAGCCACATGTCTTCTCTGGCCACAAGGACTGGGTCAGCTGCTGTAGTGTCTCACCAGACTGCAGCATGATCGCATCGGTCGGCAGGTTTGACAGA atgGTGTGTCTATGGAGCCTGCGGTCATACACTTTCATCAGGAACTTAACGGGGATCAACCACAAGACATTCTACCTGTTAGCTTCCTGTGACTTCTCTCCCGATGGGGCACTGCTTGCCACTGCAGCCTTCAGTGGTTCCCGTTGGTGGATCGATCTGTGGGATCCCTACACTGCACAGAAATTGTCTTCTCTAAT GGATTGCTCTGAGATGTATGGACAGAACCAAATCTCATCATTGAGATTCTCCCCCGAGGGTTTGCAACTGGCCATTGTTACTGAAGACAG AGCCCTCCAGATGTGGGAGCCAGGACAGAGGGGTATGGTGATGCAGACCAAGGAGGACCGTACCTCCAATGGGCTGTGCTGCAACTTCCATCCACAAGGGGGAGTCGTAGCCACAGG GACCAGAGATGGCCACGTGAGGTTTTGGATGGTTCCCAGGTCAGTGCCCAGTCTGTGCCACCTGTGCCGCTCCGTCCTGCGCCACTCAGTCTCCACACACCAGGTGGAGGCCCTCCCCATACCACGCAGGATCCTGGAGTTCCTCACCTACAGAGACATCCCGGACCACTCAGAAGCACGATCTGACCGCTCCTCGGATGAGGAGGAATAG